From one Triticum aestivum cultivar Chinese Spring chromosome 4B, IWGSC CS RefSeq v2.1, whole genome shotgun sequence genomic stretch:
- the LOC123092387 gene encoding kinesin-like protein KIN-14F, which translates to MAEAASLFSLSAAAVVEDVLREHGCRLSDRDLASRRTGEAAARRNEAAGWLRRTVGAVAGRDLPEEPSEEEFRLGLRNGQILCSALNRVHPGAVQKVVTADSVDGAALSAFQYFENVRNFLVAAQEIGLPCFEASDLEQGGKNARVVNCVLALKSYGDWKQCGGTGLWKYGGNLKPSASGKSLVRKNSEPFRRCQSMNEGEAPYEDAGFNGDAHLDCGDMSRSRPLKMLVSAVLSDKRPDEVPQLLESMLGKLVDEFENRLKSQNELVKAALKNGTDSTKCFSKSKVLVEATPNFSERKMDTSEIYSKHKQTKKEASGKVALKQHSILQQQSKHLEDLKANLQTTRAGMEFIQMKYSEDLNILGRHLFSLAHAASGYHKVLEENRKLYNQVQDLKGSIRVYCRIRPFLPGQVSSSTVGCIDDGNITIITPKSGKDGRKSFSFNKVFGPSSTQDEVFLDTQPLIRSVLDGYNVCIFAYGQTGSGKTFTMSGPKNMTEQTQGVNYRALGDLFNLAEKRKGTFVYDIAVQMIEIYNEQVRDLLISDGLNKRLEIRNNSQNGINVPDASLVRVASTMDVMELMNIGHRNRTVGATALNDRSSRSHSCLTVHVQGKDLTSGNIIRGCMHLVDLAGSERVDKSEVTGERLKEAQHINKSLSALGDVIASLAQKNAHVPYRNSKLTQLLQDSLGGQAKTLMFVHISPESDAVGETISTLKFAERVSTVELGAARLNKESGEVKELKEQISRLKTALQMKDSGSEQNITRHSEALNTKMPSPVFSNRRQGSCDLLPGQANFRQPMEDVGNIEVRPNPKLRQKKPSFDLQDLLASNDSPSWPDSNSRVNFQMGEERETVCGDWVDKVVVNNNHSLGDWEGDSTALPDFFYQRYNSGLRDEQQRPRFCSTNTDDSDDIDVATSDSSESDALWQFNVSSINSSVIQSGSKIKKPQTKIREASDTRTPSHSQIPSASRKASNGQNRSGRQPLSGSDSRRLSSNGRHSGTK; encoded by the exons ATGGCGGAGGCGGCGTCGCTCTTCTCGCTCTCCGCGGCCGCCGTGGTGGAGGACGTGCTGCGGGAGCACGGCTGCCGCCTCAGCGACCGCGACCTCGCCTCGCGCAGGACGGGGGAAGCCG CGGCCAGGCGGAACGAGGCGGCGGGGTGGCTGCGACGCACCGTGGGGGCCGTCGCCGGGCGGGACCTGCCGGAGGAGCCGTCGGAGGAGgagttccgcctcggcctccgcaaCGGCCAGATCCTCTGCAGCGCGCTCAACAGGGTCCACCCAGGCGCGGTCCAGAAG GTGGTCACGGCGGACTCGGTCGACGGCGCGGCGCTGTCGGCGTTCCAGTACTTCGAGAACGTGCGCAACTTCCTGGTGGCGGCGCAGGAGATCGGCTTGCCGTGCTTCGAGGCCTCCGATTTGGAGCAG GGAGGGAAGAACGCCAGGGTGGTGAACTGCGTGCTGGCATTGAAGTCGTACGGAGACTGGAAGCAATGCGGGGGCACCGGGCTGTGGAAATACGGGGGGAACTTGAAACCCTCGGCTTCCGGCAAGTCCTTGGTGAGGAAGAACTCGGAGCCTTTCCGGAGGTGCCAATCAATGAACGAGGGGGAAGCGCCCTATGAGGATGCTGGATTCAATGGCGATGCTCATCTTGATTGCGGTGACATG TCGAGGTCACGTCCGCTGAAAATGCTGGTCAGCGCGGTTTTGTCCGACAAGAGGCCAGATGAAGTTCCACAG CTCTTAGAGTCGATGCTGGGTAAACTCGTCGATGAATTCGAGAATCGCTTGAAGAGTCAAAATGAATTG GTGAAAGCTGCTCTGAAAAATGGCACAGACAGCACCAAATGCTTCTCCAAATCTAAGGTTCTCGTCGAGGCCACTCCTAATTTTAGTGAGAGAAAG ATGGATACATCAGAGATTTACTCCAAGcataaacaaacaaaaaaagaagcaTCAGGGAAGGTGGCACTGAAGCAACATTCAATTCTCCAACAGCAGTCAAAGCATCTTGAG GATCTTAAGGCTAATCTTCAAACAACAAGAGCGGGTATGGAGTTTATACAAATGAAGTACTCTGAGGACCTCAACATATTAG GAAGGCATCTGTTTAGCCTTGCACATGCTGCCTCCGGTTACCACAAAGTTCTTGAAGAAAATAGAAAACTGTACAATCAAGTGCAAGATCTTAAAG GTAGTATCAGGGTGTATTGTAGGATACGACCCTTTTTACCTGGACAAGTAAGTTCATCCACCGTGGGCTGCATTGATGATGGAAATATTACCATTATTACTCCTAAATCTGGAAAGGATGGACGGAAATCGTTTAGCTTCAACAAGGTTTTCGGCCCATCTTCAACTCAAG ATGAGGTATTCTTAGATACTCAGCCCCTTATTCGCTCTGTTCTTGATGGGTACAACGTTTGTATCTTTGCATACGGCCAAACTGGATCAGGCAAGACATTCACAATG AGTGGACCCAAGAATATGACTGAGCAAACCCAAGGTGTAAACTATCGGGCACTTGGGGACCTGTTTAACCTTGCTGAAAAAAGAAAAGGAACCTTTGTCTATGATATTGCTGTGCAAATGATCGAGATTTACAATGAACAAGTCAGGGATCTCCTCATCAGTGATGGTCTCAACAAAAG ATTAGAGATTCGGAATAATTCTCAAAATGGAATTAATGTTCCGGATGCAAGCCTTGTCCGTGTGGCGTCTACGATGGATGTAATGGAACTGATGAACATTGGACACAGGAATCGCACTGTGGGTGCCACTGCGTTAAACGATCGGAGTAGTCGTTCCCACAG TTGTTTAACTGTTCATGTCCAAGGAAAAGATTTGACATCAGGGAACATTATCCGTGGCTGCATGCATTTAGTTGATCTTGCAGGCAGCGAACGGGTTGACAAGTCAGAGGTCACCGGAGAAAGGTTAAAAGAAGCACAGCATATTAACAAATCATTGTCAGCCTTAGGAGATGTAATTGCTTCACTTGCCCAGAAGAATGCTCACGTACCCTACAGGAATAGTAAATTAACACAACTCCTCCAAGATTCTCTTG GAGGTCAGGCCAAAACCTTGATGTTTGTTCATATAAGCCCTGAAAGTGATGCTGTAGGAGAAACCATAAGCACCTTGAAGTTTGCCGAGCGTGTTTCTACAGTTGAACTTGGTGCTGCTCGACTTAATAAAGAATCCGGAGAAGTTAAAGAGCTCAAGGAGCAG ATTTCTCGACTCAAAACAGCATTACAAATGAAAGATTCAGGATCGGAGCAAAACATTACTCGCCACTCTGAAGCATTAAACACGAAGATGCCTTCTCCTGTTTTTTCAAATAGGCGACAAGGCAGTTGTGATTTGCTGCCTGGCCAAGCTAACTTCAGGCAACCAATGGAAGATGTCGGAAACATAGAG GTTAGACCCAATCCTAAATTGAGACAAAAGAAACCAAGCTTTGACCTTCAGGATTTATTAGCATCAAATGATTCTCCTTCATGGCCAGACAGCAATTCAAGGGTGAATTTTCAGATGGGAGAAGAAAGGGAAACAGTTTGTGGGGACTGGGTAGATAAGGTTGTGGTGAACAACAATCACTCTCTTGGTGATTGGGAAGGAGACAGCACGGCTCTTCCTGACTTCTTTTACCAAAGATACAATTCAGGTTTGAGAGATGAGCAGCAAAGACCTCGGTTTTGCTCAACGAATACCGATGATTCCGATGATATTGACGTTGCAACGAGTGATTCCTCAGAATCAGATGCACTTTGGCAGTTCAATGTTTCAAGCATAAACAGTTCAGTTATTCAAAGTGGGTCAAAGATAAAGAAACCACAAACGAAAATAAGAGAGGCCTCAGATACAAG AACACCAAGTCATTCCCAAATACCATCGGCGTCAAGAAAAGCCTCAAATGGACAAAACAGATCTGGAAGGCAACCTTTAAGTGGTAGCGATAGCAGAAGGCTCTCATCAAACGGTAGACACTCTGGTACGAAGTAG